The Chitinophagaceae bacterium DNA segment AATTAAAATAACGATTACTCCTTTAATAAAATTTCACTGAAACCTTTTTGGTCAGACCCAATATCCCGTAGATGGCAATAATACGGTTGTAAAACCACACTTCGTTTCTACTTCTCATTACCTTGGGAGGGTTTACATAAACGATGCCCAATATTTTGCCAATGTTCCCGAAGTGGTTTGGAACTTTTAAATATTGGCGGGTATCAGCCAGCACAAAATGGCTGAAAGACAGAAAGGAAAGAAAACTAGAATTTGAGGACATTTTGCACTATCAAAAAATCATTGTAGCATTATCAGAAACGGATAGGATAATGAACGAAATAAATAAAATAGACATCTCAGTGAGAGATGGTATCATTTTGAATATAATGTTTGCATAAGAGAAGCAAATATAATGAGTCCATTGCTATTCAAACCATTTTGCATACATTATGTAGTTCTTTGCCAACCTATTAAATATCTTTTTCAGTTCTTCGTCTATAGGTTTTATTTTTTTTGCAGGAACACCCGCATAGATATAACCACTTTCTACCACTGTATTTTCTAAAACTACTGCTCCCGCAGCCACAATAGATTCTTTTTGTACTATTGCACCATCCATAACTATTGCTCCCATACCGATGAGCAAATTATCTTCCAAAGTGCATCCATGCACAATAGCATTATGCCCTATAGAAACATTACTGCCGATAATAGTTTTATATTTTTGATAGGTGCAGTGGATTATTGCTCCGTCTTGGATATTGGTATTATCGCCTATAACTATGCTATTTACATCTCCTCTTATTACAGCGTTAAACCAAACACTGCAATTATTCCCCATCTCTACCTCACCCACTATGGTACAATTTTCTGCTAACCAACAGCCAATTCCCATCTTGGGGTAAATACCCTTTACTGATTTTATAAGAGCCATCTTATTTTTTTTATATTTCTTTTTTTTCTTGAATAAAAAACACAGAACAGGAGGCAATGAGAAAACAAACTCCCGAAAGTATTAATAAATAGATAACCTGGTTATGAACAAGAGAGAGAATCCATCCTCCCATCAGACCAATAACTATTTGTGGAACGACAATAAAAAAATTAAAAATTCCCATAAAAATTCCCATTTTATGATGAGGAATAGCACCAGCTAACAAAGAATACGGCATAGATAAGATACTTGCCCATGCAAATCCTACACAAAACATGCTTGCTAATAAAAGATTTGGATTCTTTATGAAAAAAAGAGAGAGAATCCCTATCCCACCAATAAAGAGGGAGAGAGAGTGCGTTCCTTTTTTTCCTATTTTTTTTGCGATAAACGGTATGAAAAGAGCTACCAGAGCAGATATTGCGTTATAGGTACCAAACATTATTCCTACCCAATTGGCTGCTTCGTTATATATTGCTGAGCTTCTGTCATCTGCGGGGAGACCATACACATGTTGTGCAATAACAGGGGTCATATACACCCACATAAGAAATAAAGCACACCAAGAAAAGAACTGCACTACTCCTATTTGTTTCATCGTTTTAGGAATGTGAGCAAGGTCTATAAATATCTGAATAATTCCTCGAGAAGTGGCGGGTTCTGTTTTGCTATCAAATTCTCTATAGATATGCGGTGGATATTCTTTTGTGGAATATACCGTCCATATAATAGTTCCCATAAAAATAAATGCTCCTACGTAAAACGAAAAAAGCACATTATCAGGAACTAATCCCGACTCTGCTGTTTTAGAAATAGAAAACATTTCTGCTAAAATATAAGGAAGAGAAGAACCGAGAACAGCACCTATTCCGATAAGACAAGTTTGTATTGCAAATCCATGAGTCCTTTGTTTATCAGGAAGCATATCCGCTACCAAAGCTCGGAATGGCTCCATAGATATATTAAAAGAAGCATCCATAAGCATTAATAAACCCGCTCCCACTAATAACGGAGGAAGAAAAGCAACAAGTCCCGAAGAATTAGGTAATAAAATAAGTGCGGCAGAGGATAAGATAGCACCTCCTAAAAAATAAGGTCGCCTCCTTCCCAATCTATTCCATGTTTTATCACTAAAATGCCCTACTAAAGGCTGCACTATTAAACCCGTTATAGGAGCAGCTAACCAAAAATAAGAAAGATGTTCCGCGTCTGCTCCAAAGGTCTGTAATATTCTACTCCCATTTACATTCTGAAGAGCAAATCCAAACTGGATTCCCAAAAATCCTAAACTCATATTCCATATACTTGATATTTTTAATATTGGTTTTTCCATATTATTTAAATAATTGTTATTTATTTTGTTACTGCGGTTTTATTAAAAAGAAAAGAAAAATATCTATTATTATAATACAATAGTTTGTAAAAATATAATAATGTTTATTTTTTGACTAATATAAAAAATACACATTGGTGACAATGTTTTTTATTAAAATAATAATCATATACCTTATAAAATTAAAATAAAAAAAATGCAAAAACGTAGTTTATATTTTTTCATATTGCTGGTTATCATTATCAATACCTCTTCTTGTGGCTATAACGATATGGTGACCAAACAAGAATCTATTACTGCCCAATGGGCACAAGTAGAGAATGTGTATCAAAGAAGAGCGGATCTCATCCCTAATTTAGTGAATACTGTAAAAGGATATGCAAATTTTGAACAAGAGACGCTCACAAAAGTTATAGAAGCACGCTCTAAAGCAACTTCTACTACTATTAATGCAGGTGATTTAAGCCCTGAAAAAATAAAACAATTCCAATCCGCACAAGATGAATTAGGAGGGGCTTTATCTCGGCTTTTGGTATCGGTAGAGAAATATCCTGATTTGAAAGCAAATCAAAACTTTTTAGAACTTCAAGCACAGTTAGAAGGCACTGAAAATAGAATAACCATAGAGAGAAAAAGATTTAATGAAACAGTTCAAGATTACAACACATATATTCGAAAGTTTCCTAATAACCTCACTGCTTCTTGGTTTGATTTTGAGAAAAAAGGATATTTTGAAGCAAGTGCAGGGAGTGAAAAAGCACCCGAAGTAAAATTTTAACCTGTAAAAACTTGTATGAACATAACCCCTGATATATTAAAAACAGAAGAAAAAGAAAAAATCCTATCAGCTATCAAAGAAGCTGAAAAAGAAACTTCGGGAGAAATAAGGGTTCATATAGAGAACCACTGTAAAATAGAAACCTTAGATAGGGCAGCCCAAATATTCGCCCAACTCAAAATGCACAAAACAGAACTCCGTAATGGGGTTCTGTTTTATATTGCAATAAAAGATAAAAAGTTTGCTATTGTAGGTGACAAGGGTATAAATGCAAATGTTCCTGAAAACTTTTGGGATACTATCAAGCAACAAATGCAGCATGACTTCAAGCAGGGAAGCTTTATACAGGGAATAGAACTCGGTATTAAAACTGCGGGATTACAATTAAAAAAACATTTTCCTTATAAATCCAATGATGTAAACGAATTATCCGATGAAATATCTTTTGAACACAATTAGCAAGAAAATATTTTTCATAACCATATTATTGCTCCATTTTCAAATAACAACTGCCCAAAAGTTCCCCGAACCCATCTCTCCTCCTCGCATAGTAAATGATTATGTGCAGTTATTATCATCTGAAGAATTTCTCTATTTGGAAAATAAACTCCGAAAATTTAATGATACTACTTCTAATGAAATATCTATAGCTATAATATCCACTACCAATGGCGATGATACACAACTATACGCTACCGAAATGGCTCATGCATGGGGCATAGGAAAAAAAGGAAAAGATAATGGTGTCCTATTTCTTATAGCAGTGGAAGATAAAAAAATGGCAATTGCCGTAGGGTATGGATTAGAAGGATTTCTTACCGATGCTCTTGCAAAACGAATCGTTTCCGAATACGCAAAGCCCTATTTTAGAGAAAAAAGATACTTTGAAGGAATAGACATATCCACAGATGCCATTATACAAGCGACCTCAGGAACATTCAAAGGGGAAGCAAAAAAAATATCTAAAAAAAACATAGTGCCTTATATATTTCCCATCTTGATTGTATTAGTTCTCCTTATTAAATTATTCGGGAATAGAAGCTCTCACGTATCTTCTCATGGAATGGGAACTCTTGCTACTTTAATGATGATGAATCAATTAGGAAGACGAGGAACAGGATTTGGAGATTTTAGCAAAGGAAGTGGCTTATTTGGAGGGAGTGATTTTGGTGGATTCGGTGGTGGTGGATTCGGTGGTGGTGGATNNNNNNNNNNNNNNNNNNNNNNNNNNNNNNNNNNNNNNNNNNNNNNNNNNNNNNNNNNNNNNNNNNNNNNNNNNNNNNNNNNNNNNNNNNNNNNNNNNNNTGGTGGATTCGGTGGTGGTGGATTCGGTGGTGGTGGATCCAGCGGTGATTGGTAACATGGAAATATGAGATAACCACGAAGAAAAAAGAGTTATATATCGAGACAAAAAACACGTTTGAAAGCGTGTTTTTTTTTATACTCCCATATCCAATGATAGTGTTTTAGTTAAATAATCCAATGAATAGAACCATGCTTTCTATCCTTGGCTATTTCTTTGTTATTCTTTCACTTACTATCTTTCATGCTGTTGTCTTTTTGGCAGAGCATTTGGCAATTCGATGCTATTGTTTGCCCACCTTTTTTCCAAGGAATTATATGGTCTGCTTCCATATATTCTATTTTAAAAGGTTTTTGGCAAACAGCATAAATTCCTTTTTGTTTATCATAAGCTTCTCGCTTTTGTTTATAGCTGAAAGCACGAATGTTTAAATGCTTCTCTTCTCTCGTTAAAACATAATAGTAAATGTCTTTTTTATTATCTACGTCTTGCATGAGCTTTGTTATTTCGGTTTCCAGTTCCTTTGCGTCAAAAGGGTTGTCTTTAAAAGTATTGTAGAGGGGTTCTAAAAATTCAAATACTAAAAACTGTATCATTTTTTTTGAAGAAATCAATTTTTAGAACCCACCATACTAAACAATAACTATAGAATAATTTGAAAGTACATTTTGGTTTTTGAAACAAACTCGAGTAAATTTGAAATCAGTTTTTATTAATGTTTATAAGTATGGTCGTTTTTTACTTTTATTGATGAAAAAAAATATAAAAAGTGATTAGGTTTACAATTATAATAGAAGCAAAAGCGAAAAAATATATCATTGTGTTATTATGTATTGAGTGGGTTCTAAAAATTCAAATCCTAAAAACTGCATCATTTTTTTTGAAAAAATCAATTTTTAGAACCATCCTTATTATTATCGATTATATATTCTCATAATTATTATTCAAAAACATTTTAAAAATATACGAAAAATATACAATATATATGGCTATACCGATTAAAAAATTTAAACCCGCTACCAATATAAGAGATGCATGCGAAAACTTTATAAAGATTAAAGAATTAGATGAATCCACAAAGGAATTTTATGTGGAGTTATATGAGGAGTTGAAACGTACACTCATACACAAACTTACACTTCCTGCTCCTGACGATTTGTCCATTTTATTATCAGGACAAATAGAAACAGGAAAAACCAGCTTTCTGAATTTTTTATTGTTGGAAAAGGAAATTCAAGACAAATATGTAGTAACAAAAATTGTCATAGATAATCACGTAAAAATTACCTCCGAAAATTTGAATGTGTATGATGTTTGTTTTGCTGTGGCTCTGGAATTAGCGGCGGAAATAAAACGGGATTTTAACAACAATGCTCTCTATGATATTATAGGTAGTAATTTGCAAAATTTTTATAAAGATGGGGATGCTCAAAAAAAGTTTTCCAAAGACGAAAATATGACTGTAGATCTTCTGCAAGATGTGATAAAGATCATCCCCAATAAAATTATTGAAGTTGCTCTTGATCATACAGTAAGAACCCTTTTTAAACATAGATTTGTAAACCGTGAAAGGGAATTTGAAAATTATTTTAGAGATATTGTTTCCAAATATAAGGAGATCAGATTACAATATGAACCCGACAAAGATATTCTCATCCTCATTGATGAATTAGAAAAAAACGTTAACCCGACCTCCATTAAAAACGTTTTTGGAAATATGAATATACTCAACAAAATCCCCCTGAAAAAGATAATCGTTACTCCCATTTTAGCTACTCTGATAGGGGTCCGTCTCAATAATAATGTGGTCGCTCTCAATGTTTTATCTAAAAATAACCCTTCCGAGACAGAGAAAGAAAAGTATAAAAAAAATAGAGAACTG contains these protein-coding regions:
- a CDS encoding gamma carbonic anhydrase family protein produces the protein MALIKSVKGIYPKMGIGCWLAENCTIVGEVEMGNNCSVWFNAVIRGDVNSIVIGDNTNIQDGAIIHCTYQKYKTIIGSNVSIGHNAIVHGCTLEDNLLIGMGAIVMDGAIVQKESIVAAGAVVLENTVVESGYIYAGVPAKKIKPIDEELKKIFNRLAKNYIMYAKWFE
- a CDS encoding MFS transporter is translated as MEKPILKISSIWNMSLGFLGIQFGFALQNVNGSRILQTFGADAEHLSYFWLAAPITGLIVQPLVGHFSDKTWNRLGRRRPYFLGGAILSSAALILLPNSSGLVAFLPPLLVGAGLLMLMDASFNISMEPFRALVADMLPDKQRTHGFAIQTCLIGIGAVLGSSLPYILAEMFSISKTAESGLVPDNVLFSFYVGAFIFMGTIIWTVYSTKEYPPHIYREFDSKTEPATSRGIIQIFIDLAHIPKTMKQIGVVQFFSWCALFLMWVYMTPVIAQHVYGLPADDRSSAIYNEAANWVGIMFGTYNAISALVALFIPFIAKKIGKKGTHSLSLFIGGIGILSLFFIKNPNLLLASMFCVGFAWASILSMPYSLLAGAIPHHKMGIFMGIFNFFIVVPQIVIGLMGGWILSLVHNQVIYLLILSGVCFLIASCSVFFIQEKKEI
- a CDS encoding LemA family protein codes for the protein MQKRSLYFFILLVIIINTSSCGYNDMVTKQESITAQWAQVENVYQRRADLIPNLVNTVKGYANFEQETLTKVIEARSKATSTTINAGDLSPEKIKQFQSAQDELGGALSRLLVSVEKYPDLKANQNFLELQAQLEGTENRITIERKRFNETVQDYNTYIRKFPNNLTASWFDFEKKGYFEASAGSEKAPEVKF
- a CDS encoding TPM domain-containing protein, whose amino-acid sequence is MNITPDILKTEEKEKILSAIKEAEKETSGEIRVHIENHCKIETLDRAAQIFAQLKMHKTELRNGVLFYIAIKDKKFAIVGDKGINANVPENFWDTIKQQMQHDFKQGSFIQGIELGIKTAGLQLKKHFPYKSNDVNELSDEISFEHN
- a CDS encoding TPM domain-containing protein, whose product is MKYLLNTISKKIFFITILLLHFQITTAQKFPEPISPPRIVNDYVQLLSSEEFLYLENKLRKFNDTTSNEISIAIISTTNGDDTQLYATEMAHAWGIGKKGKDNGVLFLIAVEDKKMAIAVGYGLEGFLTDALAKRIVSEYAKPYFREKRYFEGIDISTDAIIQATSGTFKGEAKKISKKNIVPYIFPILIVLVLLIKLFGNRSSHVSSHGMGTLATLMMMNQLGRRGTGFGDFSKGSGLFGGSDFGGFGGGGFGGGG
- a CDS encoding HNH endonuclease; translation: MIQFLVFEFLEPLYNTFKDNPFDAKELETEITKLMQDVDNKKDIYYYVLTREEKHLNIRAFSYKQKREAYDKQKGIYAVCQKPFKIEYMEADHIIPWKKGGQTIASNCQMLCQKDNSMKDSK